The Bifidobacterium bifidum ATCC 29521 = JCM 1255 = DSM 20456 region GGGCGACGCCGGGAGGAAGCCGAGCGCGCACTGTCGGATGCCGTCGGATGCCGGGTGACGGTGACCGCCACGACCACCGACCATATGGGATTCACCGGCCGGGGCGAGGGAATCGCCGCCATCGCCAATGCGCTGGTGCTGTAATCGAGCGGAATCATGCGAATCTCAGCGGGGATTCGCATGATTCCGCTGGACAACGCCCGCATTCGCCCGATTCGCGGGCGTCGTCCAGAGTAATCAGCGATGACGCAGCGACGTCACGCCCTTGGCGATCGCCCAGAACAGCGTCGACAACGTGACGATGATGAAGCTCGGGGGAGCGGGGAACATCGCGGACAGCACCAGACCGCCCCAGATCGACACCAGGCACAGCACCGTCGCGATCACCATCGCCTTGAACGGCGAGGCGACGATGGCGTTCGCCGTGGCGGCCGGGGTGATGACCAGCGCAAAGATCAGCAGCGTACCCACCGCGGGGACCGCGATGGTGATGACGCCGGCCATGATCGCCATGAACGCAACGTTCATCAGCCCGATAGGCACACCCTTGGCCTGCGCCACCTGTTCGTCGACGGAGCTGAACAGCAGTGGCCGGTACACGATGGCCAGCACGGCGAGCAGGATCACGTCGAACACGGCGAAGCCAAGGATCTGATCGGTGGTTATAGTCAGGATCGAGCCGAACAGAATGGACTGCATCTGCTGTGACGCGGACGACGAGAGTCGGGCGAAGAACAGTCCGAGGCCGGTGGCGAAGGCGAGCACGGTGCCGGTGGCGATCTCCCGCTGCGTGGCGCGCTTGCCCAACGCTCCGATGACCAGCGCGCCGCCCAGCGCGAACACTCCCATGCCGAGCGAGACCGGCAGCCCCAGCAGCACCGCGCCGGTGGCGCCGGGCAGTCCGATATGGGCCAGCGCGTGCGCGGCGAACGTCGAATGGCGTGCGATGGTGAAATATCCCATCACGCCCGCGGCGAGCGAGATGCACAGGCCCGCGAGGAAGGCGTTGGTCATGAACGGGGCGGACAGGGTGTACATCCAGTCGGGATCGAAGGAGAAACTGATGCCGGTCATTGTGCCCGCCCTTTCCGCTCGTGGTATTCGTGATGGTGGAATTGTGCGACCTCGCTGGTGTCATGCGTGTCGGGAACGACGTCATCCGCCTCGTCGGGGGTGGGGGTGACGAACATGTCCCCCTGCGGCGTGGTGACGACCTGAACTTTGGTGCCGTACAGGTGCGTGAGCAGCTTGGAATCCAGCACGTCGTTCATCGCCGCGTAGTGAGGATGCCCGTCCAGCAGATAGACGGCGCCGGTCAGGATCGGCAGCAGCATATTGAGATCGTGCGCGACGACCTGGATCGTCATGCCGAGCTCCTTGTTGAGCCGTGCCAGCACATGCACCACGGCGCGCTGGCTGGCCAGGTCGAGATTCGCGAGCGGCTCGTCGAGCATGAGCAGTTTCGGGTCGCATACCAAGGCCTGCGCGATGGCGACGCGCTGGCGCAGACCGCCCGAAAGCTCGGACAGCCGGTAGTGGGCCTTGTCGGCGATGCCGGTGAAGGTCATGGCCTCCTTCACCTTCGCGCGTTGCGCCTTGGTGACGAAGTGGACGCCGAAACGGGTGCCGGTCAGGCCGAGCAGCACCGACTGCTCGGCGGTGAGATTGGAGTCGATATCCGAAGTGTAGCTTTGCGGTACGTACCCGATCTGGCGGTTCATCTCGCCTGCCGGGCGTCCGAGCACGTGCACGGTGCCCCCGGCGAGTGGGAGGAGGCCGAGCTCCGTTTTCATCATCGTGGTTTTGCCGGTGCCGTTCGTGCCGACTATGGCGGTGACCGAACCCGCCGGTATGGAGAAGTCGCCGTGTTGCCAGATCAGCCGTTCGCCGCGTTTCACCGAGGCGTTGCTGAACACGATGCAGTCGGGCCGTTGTTCCCGGTCGCCGCTGTTGCTGTGCATATGATTCATCGTCCTGTCTGTACGGGACCGGCATCACGTCCGCCGGTGCGACATGTACGGCAACGCATTATCGCAAAGGACTATGACAATCATTCTCATTAGCGGTGGCGGACTCATTAGCGGCGGAAGAGACGGCAATGGTAACGGTCTGGAGCGGGCGGGCGAACTCAGTTGCTGCTGCCGGCGCCGGTATCGCTTTTGT contains the following coding sequences:
- a CDS encoding metal ABC transporter permease, giving the protein MTGISFSFDPDWMYTLSAPFMTNAFLAGLCISLAAGVMGYFTIARHSTFAAHALAHIGLPGATGAVLLGLPVSLGMGVFALGGALVIGALGKRATQREIATGTVLAFATGLGLFFARLSSSASQQMQSILFGSILTITTDQILGFAVFDVILLAVLAIVYRPLLFSSVDEQVAQAKGVPIGLMNVAFMAIMAGVITIAVPAVGTLLIFALVITPAATANAIVASPFKAMVIATVLCLVSIWGGLVLSAMFPAPPSFIIVTLSTLFWAIAKGVTSLRHR
- a CDS encoding ABC transporter ATP-binding protein, with product MHSNSGDREQRPDCIVFSNASVKRGERLIWQHGDFSIPAGSVTAIVGTNGTGKTTMMKTELGLLPLAGGTVHVLGRPAGEMNRQIGYVPQSYTSDIDSNLTAEQSVLLGLTGTRFGVHFVTKAQRAKVKEAMTFTGIADKAHYRLSELSGGLRQRVAIAQALVCDPKLLMLDEPLANLDLASQRAVVHVLARLNKELGMTIQVVAHDLNMLLPILTGAVYLLDGHPHYAAMNDVLDSKLLTHLYGTKVQVVTTPQGDMFVTPTPDEADDVVPDTHDTSEVAQFHHHEYHERKGRAQ